From the genome of Hymenobacter sp. PAMC 26628, one region includes:
- a CDS encoding DUF7948 domain-containing protein — protein sequence MKTLFMLLGVALLGPLAHAAPVHHASAAPAPTLEFIENKGQWAAPVRYAAAVPGGRLFAEADGLRFALFSDVDLPGHRAHPAPEAPVRAHALDLRFAGAAPARITPEGPTAERRNYFLGADAAHWARGVRSYRQLHYAGLWPGVDARFYENAQQQLEYDFEVAAGANAAAIGLRHAGADAVRLAPDGRLQVQTSAGTLEELAPQAWQTDAQGQRQPVACRYALSGDVVHFALGPYDHTRALTIDPVVVFATYTGSLANNWGFTATYDAQGNLYSGGIAFGPGYPATVGAYKTTFGGVIDMALIKYNVAANGASARVWATYLGGTRADYPHSLVVNGRGELLVLGTTASADFPTTAGALQRTFGGGTVADPFGDGTAYEIPGSDLVISRFSADGAALAGSTYLGGSGNDGLLPLQPFSSVVQLAHNYGDSFRGDIGVDAAGNVYVASCTSSSNFPVARGFQSTYRGGTSDGVVCKLNAGLTSLLWGSYLGGSASDAAYSLQVAPGSGEVYVAGGTLSPDLPATAGALHPGALGGVDGFAARISADGTTLRRTTYLGTSAYDQAYFLQLGSDGGVYTLGQTLGAYPTTAGLYQNANGRQFIHKLSADLAQTQLATVFGSGRASVDIAPTAFLVDRCDRVFVCGWGGTSNLAGAAYLSANAGGSTYNLPVTADAAQRTTNGSNFYLAQFAAGLTALGYGTYFGNTSTASIGEHVDGGTSRFDPRGVVYQAVCSCFTTTGFPIPPGVNTYSPTNGSAGTCNNAAFVLNFQPDIAQAGADQERCLTAGPLALVGSPGGGTWAGDGVSGSAAAGFVFNPTAAGAGPHVLTYTVASTGDCTTSSARRITVTAPPTATFAALPQAAYCLPAITYGAGAPTAPTGPAPVPLAGTPAGGVFSGPGVSGSVATGFVFDPKATGNGTFTLTYTYDTGCPSIATQQVSVLRITEVGPQTQFCANAAPTALVASPAGGTWSGPGVGGSVAGYSFDPAKASPGANALTYTVGAPGGSCAATLTRVITVNPVPAIAFAPVPVLCTNNPAPQLLAATPAGGYWAGFGVFYSGSAYYFTPTTAGTFQLRYSVSTGQCAVDAMLAITVANPVAAQVPADTLLCPGSTRPFALRGAPAGGTWSGPGVSGNAATGYVFTPPAGFSGSVALTYAAGSCSTSAVRRVGVAPVPAVVAGWAPAACPEDRQVPLRVQFNLGAATNGAAVSGTVWDFGDGTQSTDASPAHTYAAAGRYQPTLRLRYNNGRCETTAALAPVEATDAPLPNIITPNGDGLNQTFRLPASCAPRIQIFSRWGQPVFEAVAYQNDWAAEGQPAGTYYYLLHYPDGHRVKGWLQVVK from the coding sequence GTGAAAACACTCTTTATGCTTCTGGGCGTAGCGTTGCTGGGGCCCCTGGCCCACGCGGCGCCCGTCCACCACGCCAGCGCCGCCCCCGCGCCCACCCTCGAATTCATTGAGAACAAAGGCCAATGGGCCGCGCCCGTGCGCTACGCCGCAGCCGTGCCCGGGGGCCGCCTGTTTGCCGAGGCCGACGGGTTGCGGTTCGCCTTGTTCAGCGACGTAGACCTGCCTGGGCACCGCGCCCACCCGGCGCCCGAGGCCCCCGTGCGCGCCCACGCCCTGGACCTGCGCTTTGCGGGCGCGGCCCCGGCCCGCATCACCCCCGAGGGCCCCACGGCCGAGCGGCGCAACTACTTCCTGGGGGCCGATGCGGCGCACTGGGCCCGGGGCGTGCGCAGCTACCGGCAATTGCACTACGCCGGGCTGTGGCCGGGCGTGGACGCGCGCTTTTACGAAAACGCTCAGCAGCAATTGGAGTACGATTTTGAGGTGGCTGCCGGGGCTAATGCGGCCGCCATCGGCCTGCGCCACGCCGGCGCCGACGCCGTGCGCCTGGCCCCCGACGGCCGCTTGCAGGTGCAAACCAGCGCCGGCACCCTGGAGGAGCTGGCTCCCCAGGCCTGGCAAACCGATGCCCAGGGCCAGCGCCAGCCCGTGGCCTGCCGCTACGCGCTGAGCGGCGACGTGGTGCATTTCGCCCTGGGGCCCTACGACCACACCCGCGCCCTGACCATCGACCCGGTGGTGGTCTTTGCCACCTACACCGGCTCGCTGGCCAACAACTGGGGCTTCACGGCGACGTACGATGCGCAGGGCAATTTGTACTCCGGCGGCATTGCCTTCGGGCCCGGCTACCCGGCCACGGTGGGGGCCTATAAAACCACGTTCGGGGGCGTGATTGACATGGCCCTGATCAAGTACAACGTGGCCGCCAACGGCGCCTCGGCCCGCGTGTGGGCCACCTACCTGGGCGGCACCCGCGCCGACTACCCCCACAGCCTGGTGGTGAACGGCCGCGGCGAGCTGCTGGTGCTGGGCACCACGGCCTCGGCCGACTTTCCCACCACGGCGGGGGCCCTGCAACGCACCTTCGGGGGCGGCACCGTAGCCGACCCGTTTGGCGACGGCACGGCGTACGAGATTCCGGGCTCCGACTTGGTTATCAGCCGTTTCAGCGCCGATGGGGCAGCCCTAGCGGGCAGCACCTACCTGGGCGGCAGCGGCAACGACGGCCTGCTGCCGCTCCAACCCTTCAGCAGCGTGGTGCAGCTGGCCCATAATTACGGCGACTCGTTCCGGGGCGACATTGGGGTGGACGCGGCCGGCAACGTGTACGTGGCCTCGTGCACGTCGTCGAGCAACTTCCCGGTGGCGCGCGGCTTCCAAAGCACCTACCGCGGCGGCACCTCCGATGGGGTGGTGTGCAAGCTGAACGCGGGCCTGACCAGCCTGCTGTGGGGCAGCTACCTGGGCGGCAGCGCCTCCGACGCGGCCTACTCGCTGCAAGTGGCGCCCGGCAGCGGCGAGGTGTACGTGGCCGGCGGCACGCTCAGCCCCGACCTACCGGCCACGGCGGGGGCCCTGCACCCGGGGGCCCTGGGCGGGGTGGATGGCTTCGCGGCCCGCATCAGCGCCGACGGCACCACCCTGCGCCGCACTACCTACCTGGGCACCAGCGCCTACGACCAGGCGTACTTCCTGCAACTCGGCTCCGACGGCGGGGTGTACACGCTGGGCCAAACGCTGGGGGCCTACCCCACCACCGCCGGCCTGTACCAAAATGCCAACGGCCGGCAGTTCATCCATAAACTGAGCGCCGACCTGGCCCAGACGCAGCTGGCCACGGTGTTCGGCAGCGGCCGGGCCAGCGTGGACATCGCGCCCACCGCCTTTTTGGTGGACCGCTGCGACCGGGTGTTTGTGTGCGGCTGGGGCGGCACCAGCAACCTGGCGGGGGCGGCGTACCTGAGCGCCAATGCGGGCGGCTCGACCTACAACCTGCCCGTGACGGCCGACGCGGCCCAGCGCACCACCAACGGCAGCAACTTCTACCTGGCCCAGTTCGCGGCCGGCCTCACGGCCCTGGGCTACGGCACGTACTTCGGCAACACCAGCACCGCCAGCATCGGCGAGCATGTGGACGGCGGCACCTCGCGCTTCGACCCGCGGGGCGTTGTCTACCAGGCGGTTTGCTCGTGCTTCACCACCACCGGCTTCCCCATTCCGCCGGGCGTGAACACCTATTCGCCCACCAACGGCAGCGCCGGCACCTGCAACAACGCGGCGTTCGTGCTCAACTTCCAGCCCGACATTGCCCAGGCCGGTGCCGACCAGGAGCGCTGCCTTACCGCGGGGCCCCTGGCCTTGGTGGGCAGCCCGGGCGGCGGCACCTGGGCCGGCGACGGCGTGAGCGGCAGCGCGGCAGCGGGCTTCGTCTTCAACCCCACCGCGGCCGGTGCGGGGCCCCACGTGCTCACCTACACCGTGGCCAGCACCGGCGACTGCACCACCAGCTCGGCACGGCGCATCACGGTGACGGCGCCACCCACGGCCACGTTTGCCGCGCTGCCGCAGGCGGCGTACTGCCTGCCCGCCATTACCTACGGCGCGGGGGCCCCCACCGCGCCCACCGGCCCGGCGCCGGTACCGCTGGCGGGCACGCCGGCGGGCGGCGTGTTTTCGGGCCCCGGCGTGAGCGGCAGCGTGGCCACGGGCTTCGTGTTCGACCCCAAGGCTACCGGCAATGGCACTTTCACCCTCACCTACACCTACGACACGGGCTGCCCCAGCATTGCTACCCAGCAGGTGAGCGTGCTGCGCATCACGGAAGTGGGGCCCCAAACGCAGTTTTGTGCCAACGCCGCGCCCACGGCCCTGGTGGCCAGCCCCGCCGGCGGCACCTGGAGCGGGCCCGGCGTGGGCGGCAGCGTCGCGGGCTACTCCTTCGACCCCGCCAAGGCCAGCCCGGGCGCCAACGCCCTCACCTACACCGTGGGGGCCCCGGGCGGGAGCTGCGCCGCCACCCTCACCCGCGTGATTACGGTGAACCCGGTGCCGGCCATTGCCTTCGCGCCCGTGCCGGTGCTGTGCACCAACAACCCCGCGCCGCAGCTGCTGGCGGCCACACCGGCCGGTGGCTACTGGGCGGGTTTCGGGGTGTTCTATTCCGGGAGTGCTTACTACTTCACGCCCACTACCGCCGGCACTTTTCAACTGAGGTACTCCGTTTCGACCGGGCAGTGCGCCGTCGATGCCATGCTGGCCATCACGGTGGCCAACCCCGTGGCCGCCCAAGTGCCGGCCGATACGCTGCTGTGCCCGGGCAGCACCCGGCCGTTTGCCCTGCGCGGGGCCCCGGCGGGCGGCACCTGGAGCGGGCCGGGCGTGAGCGGCAACGCCGCTACGGGCTACGTGTTCACGCCGCCGGCGGGGTTTAGCGGCTCGGTGGCCCTCACGTACGCGGCGGGCAGTTGCAGCACCAGCGCGGTGCGGCGCGTGGGCGTGGCCCCGGTGCCGGCCGTGGTGGCTGGTTGGGCCCCAGCGGCCTGCCCCGAAGACCGGCAGGTGCCGCTGCGGGTGCAGTTCAACCTTGGGGCAGCTACCAACGGCGCGGCGGTTTCGGGCACCGTGTGGGACTTCGGCGACGGCACCCAGAGCACCGACGCTAGCCCGGCGCACACCTACGCCGCGGCCGGCCGCTACCAGCCCACGCTGCGCCTGCGCTACAACAACGGCCGCTGCGAAACCACCGCCGCCCTGGCCCCCGTCGAGGCCACCGACGCCCCGCTGCCCAACATCATCACCCCCAACGGCGACGGCCTCAACCAAACCTTCCGCCTGCCCGCCAGCTGCGCGCCCCGCATCCAGATTTTCTCGCGCTGGGGCCAGCCGGTATTCGAAGCCGTGGCCTACCAGAACGATTGGGCCGCCGAGGGCCAGCCCGCCGGCACCTACTACTACCTCCTCCACTACCCCGACGGCCACCGCGTAAAAGGCTGGCTGCAAGTGGTAAAGTGA
- a CDS encoding TonB-dependent receptor, protein MLPNRTVFFRGLLLVLLAWTTTARAQVTTSAISGKVTSDKGEDLIGVTVVATNVPTGTKRGTGTEPDGRFSIPNLAPGGPYSVTVTYVGYKEQTIGGVFLTLGNTTRLNVVLVTEAQQLNEVVVVGNTEATKTGAGTNVGRAAIQQLPTITRSIQDFTRLDPRNSNNSFAGSSFRYNNITLDGAVNNDAIGFSPSLGGTSGTSGLPGSSARANPISLDAIQEIQAQVAPFDVKLGNFTGGSINAVTRSGTNDFHGSVYGYGRNQGITGRSIDGADTKIGSAYHDYQTGVRLGGPIIKNKLFFFGNYEIARRNEPQFYAAGAPGSPVSIDLAQTISSKLQNTYNYNVGAYGDYNIYANSNKLFGRLDWNVDDKTSITLRHNYVKSEATNLERSNSLFKFGSQDFVQNNLQNSTVLEVKSNFSNKLSNNLILGYTDIHDYRSLLGGQASVFPAVQINNVGLNAGNGYLGSNQILLGSDREASIFNTRTKTFEITDNLTYYTGAHALTLGTHNELYKIDYGFINSWNGRIEYNNVAQFLADQPNRIRGTYNIADNSYANNYNNPSAQFNINLYSAYLQDEWTVSDRLKISPGIRFDLTSLPTPPALNSTLVNNPANDARTLNQTYQHTNWTDLKNNILGKVQVSPRLGVNFDVKGDQSVVIRGGTGLFTGRVPFAWLGYAYYNNGINYNSVDLNNIQPSTTSTTGPKYLLNQDPNKIYAQLPASAQNTTEVNLIDNNFKMPQVWRSSLALDLKLPGGVRASVEGLYTKVIQDVKFENINLIDNATYFSQGPTQTPRYAGYTFPGATTAATKVNTAFSNAFFLTNTQQGYRYQLTGSLGKTFANVFDANVAYTYGQSKDISNGIRNSPQSNWELNPALNVNNPGLAYSNFDLRHRVVSSLNLHHNIGDRFTAYATAVLTFASGSPFTYVYNNNFFGNGQQNVQLAYIPGSAADITLVSRASSTAPYTVEASGAQYAALSSFIDNDPYLKTRRGQYAERNGARTPWNDQADVRLMVEARLGNLSPNAAGVVAPGHSIQISFDVVNVGNMLNKNWGRQYFVPNTFNSTLGTGLSQVAFADAAGNISTTYSAGTFNRPAFTYNGSPATYAIDQLASRWQGQLGLRYSF, encoded by the coding sequence ATGCTCCCCAACCGTACCGTTTTCTTTCGTGGCCTGCTGCTCGTGCTCTTGGCCTGGACGACGACTGCCCGTGCGCAGGTAACTACCTCGGCCATAAGCGGCAAGGTGACCTCCGACAAGGGCGAAGACTTAATTGGCGTGACGGTAGTGGCCACCAACGTGCCCACCGGTACCAAGCGCGGCACCGGCACCGAGCCCGACGGCCGCTTCAGCATTCCGAACCTGGCCCCCGGCGGGCCCTACAGCGTGACGGTAACCTACGTGGGCTACAAAGAGCAGACCATCGGCGGCGTGTTCCTGACCCTGGGCAATACCACCCGCCTGAACGTGGTGTTGGTGACCGAAGCCCAGCAATTGAATGAAGTAGTGGTGGTGGGCAACACCGAAGCCACCAAAACCGGGGCCGGCACCAACGTGGGCCGCGCCGCCATCCAGCAGCTGCCCACCATCACGCGCAGCATCCAGGACTTCACTCGCCTCGACCCGCGCAACTCGAACAACTCGTTCGCGGGCAGCTCGTTCCGCTACAACAACATCACCCTCGACGGGGCCGTGAACAACGACGCCATCGGCTTCTCGCCCTCGCTGGGCGGCACCAGCGGCACCAGCGGCCTGCCCGGCAGCTCAGCCCGCGCCAACCCGATTTCGCTCGACGCCATCCAGGAAATTCAAGCCCAGGTGGCCCCGTTTGATGTGAAGCTGGGCAACTTCACCGGTGGCTCCATCAACGCCGTGACCCGCTCGGGCACCAACGACTTCCACGGCTCGGTGTACGGCTACGGCCGCAACCAGGGCATCACGGGCCGCAGCATCGACGGCGCGGACACCAAAATCGGCTCGGCCTACCACGACTACCAGACGGGCGTGCGCCTCGGGGGCCCCATCATCAAGAACAAGCTGTTCTTCTTCGGCAACTACGAAATCGCCCGCCGCAACGAGCCCCAGTTCTACGCCGCCGGGGCCCCCGGCTCGCCCGTGTCCATCGACCTAGCCCAGACCATCAGCAGCAAGCTGCAAAATACCTACAACTACAACGTGGGGGCCTACGGCGACTACAACATCTACGCCAACAGCAACAAGCTCTTTGGCCGCCTCGACTGGAACGTGGACGACAAAACCAGCATCACGCTGCGCCACAACTACGTGAAGTCGGAAGCCACCAACCTGGAGCGCTCCAACAGCTTGTTCAAGTTTGGCTCGCAGGACTTTGTGCAAAACAACCTGCAAAACTCGACGGTGCTGGAAGTGAAGTCGAACTTCAGCAACAAGCTCTCCAACAACCTGATCCTGGGCTACACCGACATCCACGACTACCGCTCGCTGCTGGGCGGCCAAGCCAGCGTGTTCCCGGCGGTGCAAATCAACAACGTGGGCCTGAACGCCGGCAACGGCTACCTGGGCTCGAACCAGATTTTGCTGGGCTCGGACCGCGAGGCGAGCATCTTCAACACCCGCACGAAGACCTTCGAAATCACCGACAACCTGACCTACTACACCGGGGCCCACGCCCTGACGCTGGGCACCCACAACGAGCTGTACAAGATTGACTACGGCTTCATCAACTCCTGGAACGGCCGCATCGAGTACAACAACGTGGCCCAGTTCCTGGCCGACCAGCCCAACCGCATCCGCGGTACCTACAACATCGCCGACAACAGCTACGCCAACAACTACAACAACCCCTCGGCCCAGTTCAACATCAACCTGTACTCGGCCTACTTGCAGGACGAGTGGACGGTGAGCGACCGGTTGAAAATCAGCCCCGGCATTCGCTTCGATCTGACCTCGCTGCCCACCCCGCCGGCCCTGAACTCGACCTTGGTGAACAACCCCGCCAACGACGCCCGCACCCTGAACCAGACCTACCAGCACACCAACTGGACGGACCTGAAGAACAACATCCTGGGCAAGGTACAAGTCTCGCCCCGCCTAGGCGTCAACTTCGACGTGAAGGGCGACCAGAGCGTGGTGATCCGCGGCGGTACGGGCTTGTTCACGGGCCGCGTGCCGTTTGCCTGGCTCGGCTACGCCTATTACAACAACGGCATCAACTACAACTCGGTGGATTTGAACAACATCCAGCCTAGTACTACTTCCACCACGGGCCCCAAGTACCTGCTCAACCAGGACCCGAACAAGATTTACGCCCAACTGCCCGCCTCGGCCCAGAACACGACGGAGGTGAACCTGATCGACAACAACTTCAAGATGCCGCAGGTGTGGCGCTCGTCGCTGGCCCTCGACCTGAAACTGCCCGGCGGCGTGCGCGCCTCGGTGGAAGGCCTCTACACGAAAGTGATTCAGGACGTGAAGTTTGAGAACATCAACCTGATCGACAACGCCACCTACTTCAGCCAGGGCCCCACCCAGACGCCCCGCTACGCGGGCTACACCTTCCCCGGCGCCACCACCGCCGCCACCAAGGTGAACACGGCCTTCTCGAACGCCTTTTTCCTGACCAACACCCAGCAGGGCTACCGCTACCAGCTCACGGGCTCGCTGGGCAAAACGTTCGCCAACGTGTTTGACGCCAACGTGGCCTACACCTACGGCCAGAGCAAGGACATCAGCAACGGCATCCGCAACTCGCCCCAGAGCAACTGGGAGCTGAACCCGGCCCTGAACGTGAACAACCCCGGCCTAGCCTACTCCAACTTCGACCTGCGCCACCGCGTGGTAAGCTCCTTGAACCTGCACCACAACATCGGCGACCGGTTCACGGCCTACGCCACCGCGGTGCTGACCTTCGCCAGCGGCTCGCCGTTCACCTACGTCTACAACAACAACTTCTTCGGCAACGGCCAGCAGAACGTGCAGCTGGCCTACATCCCCGGCTCGGCCGCCGACATCACGCTGGTCTCGCGCGCTAGCTCAACGGCCCCTTACACCGTGGAAGCCTCCGGGGCCCAGTACGCCGCCCTGAGCAGCTTCATCGACAACGACCCGTACCTGAAAACCCGCCGCGGCCAGTACGCCGAGCGCAACGGCGCCCGCACCCCCTGGAACGACCAGGCCGACGTGCGCCTGATGGTGGAAGCCCGCTTGGGCAACCTCTCGCCCAACGCCGCCGGCGTGGTGGCCCCCGGCCATAGCATCCAGATTTCGTTCGACGTGGTGAACGTGGGCAACATGCTGAACAAGAACTGGGGCCGCCAGTACTTCGTGCCGAACACCTTCAACTCGACGCTCGGCACGGGCCTTTCGCAGGTGGCCTTCGCCGATGCCGCCGGCAACATCTCGACCACCTACAGCGCCGGCACCTTCAACCGCCCGGCCTTCACCTACAACGGCTCGCCGGCTACCTACGCCATCGACCAGCTGGCCTCGCGCTGGCAGGGGCAGCTGGGCCTGCGCTACTCGTTCTAA
- a CDS encoding glycosyltransferase, whose protein sequence is MRILHLPKWYPHRYDDQDGDFIGRHVAAIAAAAGPGAQVAVVFAAVARGPLASFIEEDIDRTGPVPTWRYYYRARPTGWGPLDRLLKLGLWLACQRRGYRAVRRHWGGAGPDLVHAHILLRTGLAAWWLKARHGIPYVVTEQWTLYLPARVAQVGWGRRWLTRAVVRRAGALHAVSQALADALGALGARAPRTAVIANVVDAALFRPVAAGADNPDHARRLLHVAAYHDRVKNLSGVLRVVAALRPAWPGLCLRVAGYGPDEAALRRYAAELGLLADGTVEFLGKLPHAAVAAEMAQATALVSFSRAETFGVVLLEARACGRPVVATRMGSVPELFAPEGAFGLLVAPDDEAALAGALAEVLARPGQFDGARLRADAEARCSPAAVGTAFWALYAEVVS, encoded by the coding sequence ATGAGAATTCTGCACCTGCCCAAGTGGTACCCGCACCGCTACGACGACCAGGACGGCGACTTCATCGGGCGGCACGTGGCGGCCATTGCGGCGGCGGCCGGCCCGGGGGCACAGGTGGCGGTGGTGTTTGCCGCCGTGGCGCGGGGGCCCCTGGCTAGCTTTATTGAGGAAGATATTGACCGGACGGGCCCCGTGCCCACCTGGCGCTACTACTACCGCGCCCGCCCCACCGGCTGGGGGCCCCTGGACCGGCTGCTGAAGCTGGGCCTGTGGCTGGCCTGCCAGCGGCGCGGTTACCGGGCCGTGCGCCGCCACTGGGGCGGCGCGGGCCCCGACCTGGTGCACGCCCACATTTTGCTGCGCACGGGCCTGGCGGCGTGGTGGCTGAAGGCGCGGCACGGCATCCCGTACGTCGTCACCGAGCAGTGGACGCTGTACCTGCCGGCGCGGGTGGCGCAGGTGGGCTGGGGGCGGCGGTGGCTCACGCGGGCGGTGGTGCGGCGGGCAGGCGCTCTGCACGCGGTGTCGCAGGCGCTGGCCGATGCCCTGGGGGCCCTGGGTGCCCGCGCCCCGCGCACGGCCGTCATCGCCAACGTGGTGGACGCCGCGCTGTTCCGGCCCGTGGCGGCTGGCGCCGACAACCCCGACCACGCCCGCCGGCTGCTGCACGTGGCCGCCTACCACGACCGGGTGAAGAACCTCTCGGGCGTGCTGCGAGTGGTGGCTGCCCTGCGCCCGGCCTGGCCCGGCCTGTGCCTGCGCGTGGCCGGCTACGGCCCCGACGAGGCCGCCCTGCGCCGCTACGCCGCCGAGTTGGGCCTGCTGGCCGACGGCACGGTGGAATTTCTGGGCAAGCTGCCGCACGCCGCCGTGGCCGCCGAAATGGCGCAGGCCACGGCGCTGGTGTCCTTCAGCCGGGCCGAAACTTTTGGGGTGGTGCTGCTGGAGGCCCGCGCCTGCGGCCGGCCGGTGGTGGCCACCCGCATGGGCAGCGTGCCCGAGCTGTTCGCCCCCGAAGGCGCCTTCGGCCTACTGGTAGCGCCCGACGACGAGGCTGCCCTGGCCGGGGCCCTGGCCGAAGTGCTGGCCCGTCCCGGGCAGTTCGACGGGGCCCGCCTGCGGGCCGACGCCGAGGCCCGGTGCAGCCCCGCCGCCGTGGGCACGGCCTTTTGGGCCCTGTATGCGGAGGTGGTTTCTTAG
- a CDS encoding TonB-dependent receptor, with translation MRKILLSTVAAAFLLPALGQAQLAPAGTPATRLHQRPGAIKGVIRTSDGQPAAFVSVGIPKLGKGANTAEDGSFQIIGVEPGPHVLQVSFVGLQPQQQTVAVEAGQVTRADFALSENAARLQEVVVTATSVINRRATASKSDLAPLDLPQSIGVVSSTVIADQQVNRLGDALRNVSGVSLTQQRGGVAETFSARGSSIGVGGAGGSIFKNGLLSNTQGFPDASTLESVEVLKGAAALLYGNVSGGLVINMVTKKPRYEWGGAVEMRAGSYGFYKPMVDVYGPLTKNLAFRVVGTYENAQSYRDVVTQKRLYVNPSLRYKLGEKTDLLVQGDYLRSNLTPDAGVGIINQNTDARLPDAAPRARFINTAWAYNVTDQASGSAVLNHRFSDQWRLSAIAGVQDTRVHGFGAAVPNNTIAANGDYTRTLSAANTSERNYNAQLNLNGKFDTGFLHHQLLVGADALRIVSTTTTFKYQDASGKVGPAYDKINLIDRAKYEERLDVPGIIDTARTTSPSYRFGGYVQDLVTLTPKFKVLAGVRYSYQNTRQTTIANLDQQRERGGVAADKRDKAFSPKGALIYQPLPTLSFYASYANNFIVNTGTDIYLQNLSPSLVNQYEAGAKTELFGSRLFANATVYRYRNGNFAQIAALDQYGKPNGNTNIKELTGETTSDGVDVDISGSFATNLYFNVGYAYNYARYTHTAGVAGSPVEGERLTNNPAHTANAALFYTFTQPGLRGLKLGASAFYTGQRLGGNNNTVGQAPVYNRLIALSGFTTVDLSAGYAFEHFSLLAKVSNVTNALNYLVHDRYSINPIPPRQFLTTVGYRF, from the coding sequence ATGCGCAAAATCTTACTTTCCACGGTGGCGGCGGCCTTCCTTTTGCCGGCTTTGGGGCAGGCCCAGCTGGCCCCGGCCGGCACTCCGGCCACCCGCTTGCACCAGCGGCCGGGTGCCATCAAGGGCGTCATCCGCACCAGCGACGGCCAGCCGGCGGCTTTTGTGAGCGTCGGCATCCCCAAGCTGGGCAAGGGCGCCAACACGGCCGAGGATGGCTCGTTCCAGATCATCGGCGTCGAGCCGGGGCCCCACGTGCTGCAAGTGTCGTTCGTGGGCTTGCAGCCCCAGCAGCAAACCGTGGCGGTAGAAGCCGGCCAGGTTACCCGGGCTGATTTTGCGCTGAGCGAAAACGCGGCCCGGCTCCAGGAGGTGGTCGTGACGGCCACCAGCGTCATCAACCGGCGGGCCACGGCCAGCAAGAGTGACCTTGCGCCCCTCGACCTGCCCCAAAGCATTGGGGTGGTGAGCAGCACCGTGATTGCCGACCAGCAGGTGAACCGCCTCGGCGATGCGCTGCGCAACGTGAGCGGCGTATCGCTGACGCAGCAGCGCGGCGGCGTGGCCGAAACGTTTTCGGCCCGGGGCTCCAGCATCGGCGTGGGCGGCGCGGGCGGCAGCATCTTCAAGAACGGGCTGCTGTCCAACACCCAGGGCTTCCCCGATGCCAGCACCCTGGAATCGGTGGAAGTGCTGAAGGGCGCGGCGGCCCTGCTCTACGGCAACGTATCGGGCGGGCTGGTTATCAACATGGTCACCAAGAAGCCGCGCTACGAGTGGGGCGGCGCGGTGGAGATGCGCGCCGGCAGCTACGGCTTCTACAAGCCGATGGTGGACGTGTACGGGCCGCTCACCAAAAACCTGGCCTTCCGGGTGGTGGGCACCTACGAAAACGCCCAAAGCTACCGCGACGTGGTGACCCAGAAGCGCCTGTACGTGAACCCCTCGCTGCGCTACAAGCTCGGGGAGAAAACCGACCTGCTGGTGCAGGGCGACTACCTGCGCTCCAACCTCACGCCCGATGCGGGCGTGGGCATCATCAACCAGAACACCGACGCCCGGCTGCCGGACGCCGCGCCGCGCGCGCGCTTCATCAACACGGCGTGGGCCTACAACGTGACGGACCAGGCCAGCGGCTCGGCCGTGCTCAACCACCGCTTTTCCGACCAGTGGCGGCTGAGCGCCATTGCCGGCGTGCAGGACACCCGCGTGCACGGCTTCGGGGCGGCCGTGCCCAACAACACCATTGCTGCCAACGGCGACTACACCCGCACCCTGAGCGCCGCCAACACCAGTGAGCGCAACTACAACGCCCAGCTGAACCTGAACGGCAAGTTCGACACGGGTTTCCTGCACCACCAGCTGCTGGTGGGGGCCGACGCGCTGCGCATCGTGAGCACCACCACCACGTTCAAGTACCAGGATGCCAGCGGCAAGGTGGGCCCGGCCTACGACAAAATCAACCTCATCGACCGCGCGAAGTACGAGGAGCGCCTGGACGTGCCCGGCATCATCGACACGGCCCGCACCACCTCGCCTTCGTACCGCTTCGGGGGCTACGTGCAGGACTTGGTTACGCTCACGCCCAAGTTTAAGGTGCTGGCCGGCGTGCGCTACTCGTACCAGAACACGCGGCAAACCACCATTGCCAACCTCGACCAGCAGCGCGAACGCGGCGGCGTGGCCGCCGACAAGCGGGACAAGGCGTTTTCGCCCAAAGGCGCGCTGATTTACCAGCCCCTGCCCACGCTCTCGTTCTACGCCAGCTACGCCAACAACTTCATCGTCAACACCGGCACCGACATTTACCTCCAGAACCTGTCGCCCTCGCTGGTGAACCAGTACGAGGCCGGGGCCAAGACGGAGCTGTTCGGCAGCCGCCTGTTTGCCAACGCCACCGTGTACCGCTACCGCAACGGCAACTTTGCCCAAATCGCGGCCCTCGACCAGTACGGCAAGCCCAACGGCAACACCAACATCAAGGAGCTGACCGGCGAAACCACCAGCGACGGGGTGGACGTGGACATCAGCGGCAGCTTCGCCACCAACCTGTACTTCAACGTGGGCTACGCCTACAACTACGCCCGCTACACCCACACGGCCGGCGTGGCGGGTAGCCCCGTGGAGGGCGAGCGCCTCACCAACAACCCGGCCCACACCGCCAACGCCGCGCTTTTCTACACCTTCACCCAGCCCGGCCTGCGGGGCCTCAAGCTGGGGGCCTCGGCCTTCTACACCGGCCAGCGCCTGGGCGGCAACAACAACACGGTGGGCCAGGCGCCGGTGTACAATCGC